One Brachybacterium kimchii genomic window carries:
- a CDS encoding GmrSD restriction endonuclease domain-containing protein encodes MAPRLGALTDKLTGRKKVGVISALSCCGCGGLAFLLLMTLGVIGVFVAPMTPTPSDDPTVVAQSADRDAQASQEPAPSASESATPTETPSASATPDASTAAATSTAPSASASASATPDASTALGMLETLEVKGRAPKTGYDRDLFGWRDDVDHNGCDTRNDVLRRDLSDVVLKHGTDGCVVLSGTLSPSPYSGDDVSFDQQDDNSLDIDHLVALSDAWQTGASGWDEETRHAFANDPLNLVAVESGLNRKKGDGDAATWLPPRKAYRCEYVARQIAVKAEYELWVKPAEKDAMRSVLEGCEDTPAFAGAVATPDRWEGDNVREAPAPTKKPATSSKSSGSSSKGSSSSKKSSSSTSSKSSGSSSKKSSKSSSGSSTSSSSSSPGSGSSSGSSSSGSGSSGGSGSTYYKNCDAVRAAGKDPIYAGEPGYSRKLDRDGDGVGCE; translated from the coding sequence ATGGCTCCTCGTCTCGGCGCGCTCACCGACAAGCTCACCGGCAGGAAGAAGGTGGGCGTCATCTCCGCGCTCTCCTGCTGCGGCTGCGGCGGTCTCGCATTCCTCCTGCTCATGACGCTCGGCGTCATCGGCGTGTTCGTCGCGCCGATGACGCCCACCCCGAGCGATGACCCCACGGTGGTCGCCCAGTCCGCCGACCGCGACGCCCAGGCATCGCAGGAGCCCGCGCCGTCGGCCTCCGAGTCGGCGACCCCGACCGAGACGCCGAGCGCGAGCGCGACGCCCGATGCGTCGACGGCGGCGGCCACGTCGACCGCGCCGTCGGCATCTGCCAGCGCGTCGGCGACCCCCGACGCCTCCACGGCGCTCGGCATGCTGGAGACGCTCGAGGTGAAGGGGCGCGCGCCGAAGACCGGCTACGACCGGGACCTGTTCGGCTGGCGCGACGACGTCGACCACAACGGCTGCGACACCCGCAACGACGTGCTGCGCCGGGACCTGTCCGACGTGGTCCTCAAGCACGGCACCGACGGCTGCGTCGTGCTCTCCGGGACGCTCAGCCCCTCGCCCTACAGCGGCGACGACGTCTCCTTCGACCAGCAGGACGACAACTCCCTGGACATCGACCACCTGGTCGCGCTCTCTGACGCCTGGCAGACGGGCGCCTCGGGCTGGGACGAGGAGACCCGCCACGCGTTCGCCAACGACCCGCTGAACCTGGTGGCCGTCGAGAGCGGCCTGAACAGGAAGAAGGGCGACGGTGACGCCGCGACCTGGCTGCCGCCCCGGAAGGCGTACCGCTGCGAGTACGTCGCCCGCCAGATCGCCGTGAAGGCCGAGTACGAGCTGTGGGTCAAGCCCGCGGAGAAGGACGCGATGCGCTCCGTGCTCGAGGGCTGCGAGGACACCCCGGCGTTCGCCGGAGCCGTCGCCACCCCCGACCGGTGGGAGGGCGACAACGTCCGGGAGGCGCCGGCGCCGACGAAGAAGCCCGCGACGTCCTCGAAGAGCTCCGGGTCCTCGTCGAAGGGGTCGTCGTCCTCGAAGAAGTCCTCGTCCTCGACATCGTCGAAGTCTTCGGGCTCGTCCTCGAAGAAGTCGTCGAAGTCCTCATCGGGCTCCTCGACGTCGTCGTCCTCGAGCTCGCCGGGCTCCGGCTCGTCCTCGGGCTCCAGCTCATCGGGTTCCGGCTCCAGCGGGGGCTCGGGGAGCACGTATTACAAGAACTGCGACGCGGTGCGGGCCGCGGGCAAGGATCCGATCTATGCGGGCGAGCCGGGCTACTCGCGGAAGCTGGATCGCGACGGCGACGGCGTCGGCTGCGAATGA